A stretch of Spirochaetota bacterium DNA encodes these proteins:
- a CDS encoding LptF/LptG family permease translates to MILESFKKILYTWFYTSLDRYFYSQLLLNYIIGVLFFSSIIMINELYYIIRYYFEQNVPLFHVMSMMGALIPFLVSFSVPFGVLPAYLLLMGQLSQDSEIVAMRACGISQFRIMLPGIVFGICIMIFAYNFKNTIETASNAYYLQLKGKVLSQKPVVQLMDNVFLNIGSVQLSFESTSPVEGSEDVLHNVYAVDVENRRTIRAQEGRIYVSPDNPEHYIMRFLRGDINELTIKTNTSTNVTSDSTNIINEFSDPVNENAIINPTVNTTVKEEFYLSSFGSMTLHNYVWLPGDGYYKGPDTYTFKELKEQIDIKEINIVNRKNYEIIVSNKTIIDKLANLVKFNKKFVYSMAEDEEDLKAISNFIETNLELLTTTVKNNAIAQKTARAELPNYDLMKLYDKLALPAIALVFAILSLPLGMFSARSGRGEGLSISLVVVLIFYGFKSAIENMISQNKLIPELVWLPTICFGIIASILYIKKLNE, encoded by the coding sequence ATGATTTTAGAATCATTTAAAAAAATTCTCTATACTTGGTTTTATACTTCTCTTGATAGATATTTCTATTCTCAATTACTGTTAAATTACATTATTGGTGTACTATTTTTTTCATCTATTATTATGATTAATGAATTATATTATATTATACGATACTATTTTGAACAGAATGTGCCTCTTTTTCATGTAATGAGTATGATGGGAGCATTGATCCCCTTTTTAGTTTCCTTTTCTGTTCCTTTTGGAGTTCTTCCTGCTTATCTACTTTTAATGGGACAATTATCTCAAGATAGTGAGATAGTCGCTATGCGTGCTTGTGGAATTTCACAGTTTCGTATTATGTTACCTGGAATTGTTTTTGGTATATGTATTATGATTTTTGCATATAATTTTAAAAATACTATAGAAACTGCCTCTAATGCTTATTATTTACAACTTAAAGGTAAAGTTCTTTCTCAAAAACCTGTAGTTCAACTGATGGATAATGTGTTTTTGAATATTGGTTCGGTACAATTAAGTTTTGAAAGTACTTCTCCTGTAGAAGGTAGTGAAGATGTATTACATAATGTATATGCTGTAGATGTAGAGAATAGAAGAACGATTAGAGCTCAAGAAGGACGGATTTATGTGAGTCCTGATAATCCAGAACATTATATAATGAGATTTCTACGCGGTGATATAAATGAATTAACTATCAAAACAAATACTTCTACGAATGTAACTAGTGATTCTACAAATATCATCAATGAATTTAGTGATCCGGTTAATGAAAATGCTATTATAAATCCTACTGTGAATACAACTGTAAAAGAAGAATTTTATTTATCATCTTTTGGGTCTATGACTTTACACAATTATGTGTGGCTTCCTGGTGATGGGTATTATAAAGGTCCTGATACATATACTTTTAAAGAATTAAAAGAACAAATAGATATAAAAGAAATTAATATTGTAAATAGAAAAAATTATGAAATAATTGTTAGTAATAAAACAATTATTGATAAATTAGCTAATTTAGTAAAGTTCAATAAAAAATTTGTTTATAGTATGGCTGAAGATGAAGAGGATCTAAAAGCAATTTCTAATTTTATAGAAACTAATTTAGAATTATTAACCACAACTGTAAAAAATAATGCTATTGCTCAAAAAACTGCTAGAGCAGAATTACCTAATTATGATCTTATGAAATTGTATGATAAATTAGCATTACCAGCTATTGCTTTAGTCTTTGCTATATTGTCACTACCTTTAGGTATGTTTTCTGCTAGAAGTGGGCGAGGGGAAGGATTAAGTATTAGCTTGGTGGTTGTTCTTATTTTCTATGGATTCAAATCGGCTATTGAAAATATGATTAGTCAAAATAAATTGATTCCTGAATTAGTATGGTTACCCACAATATGCTTTGGGATCATAGCGTCAATATTATATATTAAAAAATTAAATGAATAA
- a CDS encoding LptF/LptG family permease translates to MKDKINFLLSKYNTLPIFEIINDVVYFFYNFFYSLINFFHKDHIVANLRTLRWNKLDSYIMSQFLMAMIGSIVLFVSIYELAQIFQDLRGLPDDVNNYYLNLHYLNTVPYWTFILQPFGFLFATVYVLSKLSSTREIIAMVSTGTSIYRLTFYMVLTSILYYIFIITFLMNNFILPTYQNSYIYRRVALNQAKLGELSFLNDNKKFTIFGANNLLYLGEYYNATEKYIDNATVIQYLSQDEIQEATQFIPGGEDSEWLYDNRINIESLKNINVPDRISFQKRIDAERLSWNEEKQAWAISNGTVRLISEGGKLFSLRKTEYEIDLSLLDPYWFFERNWYPIDAMTVEEGLRHIDKLKRSGRSYHSELTKYYAKDAYPMGLIFVVMVGIGIVNMASKKVSVPINSALSMALFIVYYLMYTSFLGMAGRGDVTPWVGGFGGSLIFGVLAFVLYSRATT, encoded by the coding sequence GTGAAAGATAAAATAAATTTTTTATTATCTAAATATAATACTTTACCTATTTTTGAAATCATAAATGATGTAGTATATTTTTTTTATAATTTTTTTTATAGCTTGATTAATTTTTTTCATAAAGATCATATAGTTGCAAATCTGAGAACACTACGTTGGAATAAATTAGATTCTTATATTATGAGTCAATTTCTTATGGCGATGATAGGATCTATTGTTTTATTTGTTTCTATTTATGAATTAGCTCAGATTTTCCAAGATTTGAGAGGGCTTCCAGATGATGTTAATAATTATTATTTAAATCTTCACTACCTAAATACAGTTCCTTATTGGACTTTCATTTTACAACCTTTTGGTTTTTTATTTGCTACTGTATATGTATTAAGTAAATTATCATCTACTCGTGAAATAATAGCTATGGTAAGTACAGGGACAAGTATTTATCGTTTAACTTTTTATATGGTTTTAACTTCTATTTTATATTATATTTTTATTATAACTTTTTTAATGAATAATTTTATTTTACCTACTTATCAAAATTCTTATATTTATAGAAGAGTTGCCTTAAATCAAGCTAAATTAGGGGAACTCAGTTTTTTAAATGATAATAAAAAATTCACGATTTTTGGTGCTAATAATTTGTTATATCTTGGTGAATATTATAATGCCACAGAAAAATATATTGATAATGCAACTGTTATTCAATATTTATCACAAGATGAGATTCAAGAAGCGACTCAATTTATTCCTGGTGGAGAAGATTCAGAATGGCTCTATGATAATAGAATTAATATAGAATCTTTAAAAAATATTAATGTTCCAGATAGAATATCTTTTCAAAAGCGAATAGATGCAGAGCGTTTGTCATGGAATGAAGAAAAACAAGCGTGGGCGATTTCTAATGGTACTGTGAGATTAATATCAGAAGGTGGAAAATTATTTAGCCTACGAAAAACAGAATATGAAATTGATTTAAGTTTGTTAGATCCGTATTGGTTTTTTGAAAGAAATTGGTATCCTATTGATGCGATGACTGTAGAAGAAGGATTAAGGCATATTGATAAACTTAAAAGATCGGGACGATCTTATCATAGTGAATTAACAAAGTATTATGCTAAAGATGCTTATCCTATGGGATTAATTTTTGTAGTAATGGTAGGGATAGGAATTGTGAATATGGCTTCTAAAAAAGTTTCAGTACCTATTAATAGTGCTCTCAGTATGGCTCTATTTATTGTATATTATTTGATGTATACTTCTTTTTTAGGAATGGCAGGACGCGGAGATGTAACACCTTGGGTAGGTGGTTTTGGAGGAAGTCTGATATTTGGTGTATTAGCTTTTGTATTGTATTCACGAGCAACGACATAG